The DNA sequence atatgacaaaatttaagtgacggagggagtattgatGATTCGAAAAAGTTATTGTAACAAATATCTActccattttattaatttattagacagataaaatattactccctccgtcccacaaagattgtctcactttgaccgggcacgggttttaagaaatgtaatgaaaagtgagttgaaaagttagtggaatatgagtcatacttttatatattagttttataataaaatgtgagtaaaaatgagttagtggaatggggtccactaccaaaaattgtaaaaattaaaatgggacaaactttgtgggacagacggaaatggaaaaatgggacaatctttatgggacggagggagtaataaaaatactaaaaaagtcaaaaatttatatttcatccgtcccacaagaatatgcactttttgatgggcacgagttttaatgtataaatagtaaagtgagagagagataaaaagaaaaagtaattaaagtattgttagtgaaaaatgagtctCGTCTTACTAGAGAAAgaacaatttccaaaattagaaagttcgtatttttcaagaacaatctattttaaattttattttacgctccatttaatttactattatttttcaatgattgataaatactccctccgttcgcCATTAAGATtctcatttcttggcggcacgaattttaagaaatgttaaaaaaaatgggtggaaaaaggttagtgaaTAGAGGTCTCATTTgcatgtattagttttaaataaaatgtgaatgaaatgagttagtggaaggtgagaccctattaccatttattataaaagtgaaCCAGAACTTCCATTCACGGACGGATTAAAATAGCAAAACGGAACTCCTATACacggacggaaggagtacatCATACTCCATCTATAATTATTGTGTAGAAGTACATACTACTGAGAATattacttaaataaaaaaaaaaagagaaaatccAGATATGAAATTACACCACAGCATTTATCACCAACCTTTTCTCCCTTCACTACATATCAACAAAACTCCTCCAAACATTTCTCCTTACCTCAAcaaacatacaaaaaaaaaatggtggcTTTCACAGAGCTCACCGCCTCCATCCtccctctcctcctcctcgccgCCTTCCTCTACACATATCTCCGCCGCCGCTCCCTCCTCCGCCCCCCTCCCTCCCCCCGCAAGCTCCCCATCATCGGCAACCTCCACCAGCTGGGCGCATTCCCCCACCGGTCCCTCCACTCCCTCTCCCAACACCACGGCCACCTCATGCTCCTCCACTTGGGCTCCGTCCCCGTCCTCAtcgcctcctccgccgccgccgccgccgagaTCATGAAAACCCAAGACTCCCTCTTCTCCAACCGCCCCAAGCTCAGCATCGCCGACCGCCTCACCTACGGGTCCCACGACGTCGGCTTCGCCCCCTACGGCGACTACTGGCGCCGCGTCCGCTCCGTCTGCGTCCTCCAGCTCCTCTCCAACAAGCGCGTCCAATCCTACCGCCGCGTCCGGGAGGAAGAAACCTCCCTCCTCCTCCGCAAAATCGCCTCCTCCCAAAACCAAACAAACCTCAGCGAAGCCTTCCAGAAGCTGACGAACGACGTCGTTTGCAGAATCGCGCTCGGTAAAAAATACAGCGGCGGCGACGGAGAAGAAGGGATGGTGTTTGGGGAGATCGTCGACGCGCTGATTGAATTGCTGGGGACGTTCAGCGTGGGAGACTACGTGCCGTGGCTGGGGTGGATTAATCGGATTAATGGATTGGATGCGAGGGTTGCGAGTGTAGCCAAGATGTATGATGAATTTCTTCAGAGAGTGATTGAGGAGCATAGGGAGAAGGGGGAAAGGGAAGGGAGGGTTGCGGATTTCGTTGATGTGCTGCTGCAGTTTCAGAGGGAGAGTGAGGAGAAGGTGGAGGATTACACCATTAAAGCTGTGATTGAGGTAACcatcttgaaaaaaaaattcagttttGGACGTATCGAAAAGTCTTCGTGCGTTGCGTAGGAGAAGAGTTATAAGAATTTGTCTGCACTTTTAAAGAATTATTGCAACGTGTGAAGACTTCTCGATTTAATTAGACATTGGACCCACTTAGATTTTTTCCaaatggagtagtagtatattgtaGTGGTAGCCAtgcatttaatattatgtgaATGTAAAAGATTCTAGACATTGCTAATTGATGTTGATAGTTGATACTGGAGTTTAGTAGATgatcatataatttaattaaattaacttCATATTTTGGCTGGATCCATGAATTATAACAGTACTAACCTATTAAAATGCGTCTAATTCTTTATGATGGATATTTGGGAAGCAAATTGAGTAATGactaattgattatttattagtCATATACGTAGgattgtaaaatatttatagatatatgTCACATTTATTTTCTAGCTTAAGTTATACTACTATGTACTAATCactttaaaagaaaaatgtccTATATTGTAACATTATCAAtctcttttactattttcaacaaaattaaagaaagattaaattgtactactataaaagTACTCTCTCTATACAATAGTAGATGTGTCACACTTATGAgatgacacgggattttaggagatactccctccgtcccaacaaatatgaaacatttggtttatggcacgggattttatgcagtgttgttttgtgagttgatgaagagagagtaaagtaggagagagggaaaagtagagagagtgatatttccattttaggaaacgtttcatttttattgggacaacccaaaaaggaaaacgttgcatttctaatgggacagagggagtattattttgtgtgttaagcggtgagaga is a window from the Salvia hispanica cultivar TCC Black 2014 chromosome 1, UniMelb_Shisp_WGS_1.0, whole genome shotgun sequence genome containing:
- the LOC125205041 gene encoding cytochrome P450 71A6-like; this encodes MVAFTELTASILPLLLLAAFLYTYLRRRSLLRPPPSPRKLPIIGNLHQLGAFPHRSLHSLSQHHGHLMLLHLGSVPVLIASSAAAAAEIMKTQDSLFSNRPKLSIADRLTYGSHDVGFAPYGDYWRRVRSVCVLQLLSNKRVQSYRRVREEETSLLLRKIASSQNQTNLSEAFQKLTNDVVCRIALGKKYSGGDGEEGMVFGEIVDALIELLGTFSVGDYVPWLGWINRINGLDARVASVAKMYDEFLQRVIEEHREKGEREGRVADFVDVLLQFQRESEEKVEDYTIKAVIEDMFNAGTHTTSTALEWTIAELIKNPRTMKTLQTEVREIGKGKDEINEDDIEKMPYLKAAIKEGLRLHAPTPLLLPREPTRDTKVLGYDVARGTQVMINAWAINKDPASWGEDAEEFRPERFLDSSVDLRGQHLQFIPFGAGRRGCPGITFTLAVNELALAKLVHKFDFGLPGGVRVEDLDMSEASGVSVRRKSPLVVVATPAA